CTTAAGCGAAGGCGTTGATACACGCAATCCGTTTAAACAAGACAAGCAGTATGCAAAGGGGTAACAGGTGGCGCTTAAAATTTTAGAGACTTGTATAAATTGTGATATGTGCGAGCCGGAATGTCCGAATAAAGCCATTAGTATGGGGAAAAAAGTGTTTGAAATTGACCCTGTTCGCTGTACCGAGTGTGTAGGTCATTATGATGCGCCAACCTGTGTGGCAGTCTGCCCAATAGACGTCGTAAAACCTGATCCATTATACAAAGAAACCCTTGATGAATTAGCTGATAAGTTTATCGCGCTTAATAGCGAGCTTTAAGTGCTAAAGCAGACGCTTTACCTTTCAAAATAGACTTAGCGCGTTTGCTTTTCACTTATGGAAAATGTGTCTTGAATATTTAAGTGGGTAAGGCATCATCAAGGTATAAAAGATTACTAAAATACGCGTGAGGTCATATAGTTATGGGGACAGTAGATCCTGGGGTAAAAGCTACGGATAAAACAGTTACATGGAAAGCACTTACTTTTGACGAACTGAGCAATAATCAATTATTCGAGTTACTCAAGTTACGCGTAGACGTGTTTGTTGTGGAGCAAAATTGCCCTTATCCGGAACTAGATGAAAAAGACCGCCACAGCGAAACTCACCACTTAATGGGCTTTAAAGACGAAGAGTTAGTGGCATGCGCACGACTTTTACCAGCCGGATTAAGTTACCCGTCTATAAGCATTGGGCGTGTGGCTACGCGTCAATCATTTAGAGGGAAGGGCGCAGGTAAACTGCTAATGCAAAGTGCTATAGCGCATTGTGAGAACTTATGGCCAGGTCAAGATATTGAAATAGGTGCGCAAGAATACTTAAAAGGCTTTTACGAGAGCTTTGGTTTTGTGGCGACGTCTGACATGTACCTCGAGGATGATATACCGCATATCGACATGATAAGGTCAGCTCAAAACGGTTAAACCATAGTAAGCTGACCTTCAGTGTTGTGTTATATAGCTAAACTACATGCTTTGAGACGGGCAATGCGCACCTGATTTCACCCAGGCCTTTGCTAATGCGCCAGCTTCTTCCTGCGTTCCTGGCGCTTTTTCTCGACCTTTACCGGGGTGAAAACCCCAGCCCACTAGGTCATCTTCGGCTATGTGCTTAACCACGGCATCAAGCGACTTTCCGCCATTGCGTTCAGGATCCTTCAATTGTGCACAAATCTCGCTAAGCGATTTGCCCAGCCATTTTTGCTTGATGGGTGCGGCTTTCCAAGGTGCGTGACCGGGCATTGACCAGTCTTCTTTCACATCCACATTGTGAGCGCCATGACATGTACTGCACATCATACCCGGTACGCCAATATCCGCTACGCCCCGCTCGACAGGTGGCATGTGTGGTTTTTGGTCGTCACCTTGCAATAGTACATCTTCAACATGGCAGTTAATACATCTTGGATGCTGAATAACTTTGCCCAGTTCCTTGAATACGGCTTTGGAATATGCTTCCTCTGAAGATAAATGCTTAAAATCCTCAGGTGCTTTTAATGAACTGGCATCATCTGCACTATGGTTGTGAGCGTGTACTCGGTCAAGCAAAGTCGCACCCAACAGCGTAATTGTGATAAATAGCAGCGTTACTTTAATAGGGTTCATGATGCCTCCTGGGCGCGTCGGATCGCTTTGTTCATCGGGAGGTTGGTGATCATTTGACCCGTTAGCGAACGCCATGCGTTGGCCACAGCAGGACCAATCGGTGGTACGCCTGGTTCTCCGACACCTGTGGGAGATTCTCCTGATGGAACGATAACCACCTCGACTTCTGGCATAGATGGCATGCGCAATGGGTGATAGGAGTCATAGTTACTTTGCTCAACCATACCACCTTTGCCTAGCGTAATTTCTTCTTCGAGAATAGCGCCTAAACCAAACCCTATGCCACCTTCCATTTGTGCCCGCACAATGTCGGGGTTTACTGCCAGTCCACAATCTACCGCACACCAAACGCGCGTTACTTTCACCAAGCCGTCATCAGTTTTGGTAACTTCAGCAATTTGCGCAACATAAGTGCCAAACGATTTATGCACGGCAATGCCGCGGGCATGGCCCACAGGTGCTTTTCCGGCACTATCAGCAAGTTTAACCACCGCATTTAATACGCCTAAATCTCGCGGCGAATCTTTCAGCAGTGCACGGCGTCCTTCAATAGGATCGGTTTCTGTTCTAGAAAGGGCGTGGTCAAGGGCTGTTTCGACCACGTATGCCGTGTGAGTATGCCCCACCGAACGCCACCACAACACAGGGATAGGATTACTCATGGTATGCAATGAAACATCACGATTTGCGATGGTGTAGGGGAAATCACTTGCACCTTCCACTGATGTTGGGTCAATACCATCCTTAATCATTTGCTCAAACGGCGAGCCCGCTACAATAGACTGAGTGGCAATAACATGCTGCCATGCGCTGATATTGCCTTTGTTGTCGGTTCCCGTAACCACGCGATGAACGGTGAGTGGTCTATAGCGCCCCCCTTGTACGTCATTTTCTCTGGTCCACATTAGTTTCACTGGGGTACCTTTAGGTTGCGTTTTAGCTATTTCAGCAGCTTCTTTTGCAAAACCACTGGTAGGTTGGGCGCGTCGACCAAATGTACCACCCCCTAATTGCGTGTTTATTGAAACATATTCAGGCTTCACGCCAAATACAGATGCTACCGTTCCTTGGTCAACAGTTTGCATTTGGCTACCCATCCAAACCTCAACCGTTCCATCTTTATTCGCTCTTACTACCGCATCCAGCGTTTCCATAGGGGTATGGGCAAGGTAAGGAAAGGTGTAAACGGCTTCAAACGTGCTTTGTGCGTTTTTAAGTGCAGACGTTGTATCTCCGTGACTTGCAGCTTTTATTCCTGTGGTTGTGGTTTTATCCACATACTCTTGCGTTATATCATCAGTAGAACGCGTTTCCGCTTTCGTTGTATCCCAGGTGAGTTTAAGCGTGTCTCTACCTTTTATTGCCGCATAAGTGGAAGTCGCAACTACCGCAACACCGCTACTGATTTTATGCACGCCTAGAACACCGGCAACCTTCATAGCTTTTGAGTCATCAACCTCTTTGATCGTTGCGCCAAAATGACTAGGATGAGCAACGGCCGCATAGCGCATATCAGGTAGTTGAACATCCTGAGTAAATTGCGCTGTGCCGTTGGTTTTAACGGTAGTATCAATTTTTGGCACTGGCTTACCAATGTAAATAAATGATTCAGGAGACTTTAGAGCGGGATTTTGGTTGGGTTCAATTTTTGATGCGGCCTCTGCTAACTCTCCAAAAACAGCACTTTTGCCAGAGGCTTTGTGATGTATAACGCCTTTTGTTACCTCAATACTGTCAGGGCTCACATTCCATTTATCTGCAGCGGCTCTTACCAGGCTATCGCGCATCATGGCACCCGCTTTGCGCATCTGCATGTAACTGTTTGCAAGCCCTGTTGAACCACCAACACCTTGTATGCCAAATGCCAAGTTTTTATACAATTCAGCATTCGCGGGTGCATGTTGAGCTTTCATTTGTGACCAATCTGCATCCATTTCATCAGCAATTAAGGTAGTCATGCCGGTAAATGCACCTTGCCCAATTTCTATGTGTTTTACCAAAACCGTAATGGTGTTGTCGGGTTTCAGGTGAATATATGCATTGGGTTGCATGGGCGTATCTTGACTGGCAACGGCTCGGTTACGAAGAGGAAGGTACAAGCCTACTATCAGACCTGTGGCAATACCGACACTTGCCTTTAAGAACTGGCGGCGGTTAAAAGCGGTTTTTTCCTGTGGCATATGCATTCTTAGGCCTCCAATTCAGCTGCAGCATTTTTAATGGCTTGACGTATGCGCACATAAGTGGCGCACCTGCAAAGGTTGCCTGCCATACCCGCGTCAATATCTTCATCTGTTGGATTTGGCTTTTTCGTTAGTAAGTCTACAGCGCTCATTACTTGCCCAGATTGACAAAAACCGCATTGCGGCACATCCAAAGATTTCCATGCTTTCATTACGGCAGCAGCTGTTTTGTTATCTATACCTTCAATAGTAGTGACAGAACTGTTGTTAACGGCACTGATTGGCGTGACACAAGAGCGAACAGCATTACCATTTAGATGAACAGTACAGGCTCCGCATTGCGCTTTCCCACAACCATATTTTGTGCCTGTCATGTTAAGTTCATCGCGCAAAACCCAAAGCAGCGGCGTTTGTCCGTCTACTTCAAGTTCGCGCTCATTATTATTTACGCGCATCGAAATCTTCATAATGTCTCCGGGCTTTTTTGTCAGACTGCGACAAACATTGCTTTGTTTGTGATTAGTCGGCGGCTACTAATCGAGGTAGTAAAAAAGCACACAATAAAGAACAGTGCGCTTTAGATGGCAATTACGTAATGCAAAGTATAGTTAATAGATTGCTTACGTGTGCCGAACATTTAGGTTCAATTCAACGTGACATTGCAGTGGTGACGTTAGCGGGAACTGTGCGACACAGAATCGGTTAATGCGCTATTAATCTTCTATTAATGTTGCGCCAATGATAACGAAAGGAGGCTGCAGTACTATAACGGTGTGGATGCGAAAGTATTCATCAGTGTGTTCTCCTTGACCTCAAACATGTGGTCACCTAGCGCCCTTAACAGGTACTCCCAAGCCTTCAGGGTAGCACTTAGCCCAGTAGTGTGTACTGGGCTATTTTTTATTTTGATGCGCTTATAACTAAGGTCTCAGATATTTTATCCTGAATGGCTTGTCGATTAGGGTCCCAATATATTTGCATAAAGCCTAGTAAGCCAGTTGCTAATCCAGCACCATAGCCGCCGTAGCGTCCGAAGCTTTCCCATAATGAGAGCCCGCTACCATCAAGCTTAAGCACACGAATGTTCATCATGCGTTTGCCGGGCGTTTTTCCATTAAACCATGCAGTAAACACACTGTAATACAGTGCTGCCCAGCCGAAACCCAGTCCGAGGTCTGATATGAACCCCTTTATCCATTCAATGATACTGTAGGTTGAAGTCGCAGAGGGTGTACTTCCAACAATGGCTTCCTCATTTTCAATTTCCATTGAATCTGCAGTGTTATCGTCGTAGTGTGAATACTCATTATCTACTTGATAAGCAGGCTCCTCAAATGCGAAATCAAGTGCAAGTAGCACTGTCCATAACAACATGATAGCGCCACCAACTCTTAGTAACGCTCGCGTGGTTGCGCGCTTTGGATTATGCGCCAAATTATTACTAGCCTTATAAAATGTGGCTGTAGCGATAACCGCTAGAAAAAATGCATTAAGAGAGCTCAGTACCACAACTAAAAACAAGTCGATACCTTGTGCTACACCACGTTGAAAAGGGGTAGCTAATCGAGTACCAAGTAGTGAATCAGACACGCCAAAGGCATATGGCGTAACAATATCTTTTGTTTCTACATGTTGCTTTGGTTCACTTTCTAAGGTGTCGTCAGTAGCCGAGGATGGTGTACTTAGTTGGTGAAGGCGTTCTGGCATAATACATCCGTGTTGATCTTCGAAACCTCCACTTTACACACAAGTGTGCCGCTTTTTAACTACTTTGTTAGTACAAAAAGGTAGGCTATTGTTTTTGCGATAGTCGGTATCCGTTGCCTCTTAATGTTTCAATGTGAAGGGATTCACATTGGGCAAGCTTTTGGCGTAGGCGACTTATGTAGACATCTACAACGTTGGTAAGCGGGTCGCTATGGCTTCGCCACACGCGGCTTAAAATACGTTCTCTGGAAAGGACCTTGCCGGCATTTTCAACAAAGTAATAGAGCGTGTCGTATTCTAACTTAGTAAGGGATAATTCTTGACCCTCTAACGTGGCAATTCTGGACTCTTCATCAATAATGAGCGGGCCGACCCCGCGATGTTTTCTGTCTTGCGGGGCTGACGCTCTGCGGCTAAGTGCAGTTATTCTGGCTAACAGTTCATCAAAATCAAATGGTTTACATAGATAGTCGTCTGCACCAAGTTTTAGCCCGTTTACCCGCTCTTTTACATCATCAACGGCTGTGAGTAGTAACACCATAGGCGCATTGGGCATTGCTTTAATGGTACTGAGTAACTCCACGCTGTCTTCATCGCCAAACATTCGGTCTAAAACAGCGATAGCAGGCGATTCTTGTCGAATGCGAGTAACAAGATTGTGTAACGTGCTTTCCTCTACACATTCGTATCCCTCGGCCGTTAGGCCGCGAGATAAAAAGCGTAACAACGGTGCTTCATCATCCGCAATTAAAATTTTCATTTCACATTACTCTCTCGTTCGTCCCAATTCCTTGTAGCTAAATACAATGCTCACGCATCACCACTGTAATCGGCCGGTAACATTAAAGTAAACGTCGAGCCTTCACCCAATGTTGATTTGGCTTCTAGCTTCCCGCCATGTGCTTCAGCAATTGCTTTTGCAATAGAAAGTCCTAAGCCCATACCGTCACCTTTTCTCTTTAGGCGAACAAAGCGCTCAAAAATATGGTCTAGATCGCTCGACGATATTCCGTCACCAATATCAACAACATGGATACAAACCATGCTTTCACAAGCGCTGACGTTTATCGCAATAGGTTCTTGTTCTCGAGAATATTTATGGGCGTTTTCAACCAATATGGTGAGAGCTTGAATTATTCGTCCCTCGTCAATAAAGACATCAACGGGCTGAGACAGTGTCCAGTTTAAGATAAATTCACGGGACTTGGTGACTTTCTGCCAAAGTCTAACTTGTTGTTCAAGCAAGGCGTGCAAATCGTGTTTCGAAAAGTCGAGTGTAAACTCATGCATTTCAGCACGGGCAAGTAGCAAGAGATCATCTACAAGTTTACTTAAGTTAACCGCTTGCTCTAGTATGGTTTGCAGAGTTTCCTTGTAAACATCATTGTCAGCACTGTGCTGGCGCAGAGTGACTTGTGCTTCGCCTCGAATAATCGTGAGTGGTGTTCGTAGTTCGTGGCTTACATCGGCCATAAACTGACGACGTTTAGCATCGATTTGTGTAAGTTTACTGTTCGCTTCTTTCAAGGCGCGGGTGCGAGTTTCTACTTCAAACTCCAATTGCTTGCGATACGCTGCGGCTTTATCTTCATGTTCCGATAATCTGGCAATCATAGAGTTTAATGCTTTCACTAAATCGGTAAACTCATCGTCGAGAGTCTCTGGTAGTCGATACTGGTAATTTCCCGACGCGATAGCGTCAGTGCCCGTGCGTATGATAGTGAGCGGTTGGTATAGCGCGTTGAAGAGCCAATAGCACCCCAGAAGTATGAAAGGGCAGGTAATAAGCCCCAAACTAATAGTGAACCATACAATGCTTGAATTAAGCGTTTCAATGCGTGCATTTATGTCTGAAACTACACGTGTTTGACGTATTACCGCAGAGTTAATCGCCTCGCGAAATTGATTATCAATGGTTATCTCAAGCAGGTTTTGCAAACGTTGCTGTTGATATAATGGTGCACTGTCGTTACTTAGTGAAATTGCCCTAAATTCATCGACAATGCTTTGAATGAGTTGTTCCAGTGCATCTGTGTCTTCAACGCTGCCTTGGGTAATAGCTTCGCCTAGTGCTTCACGTTGCTCTAGTTCCAGCTGCTTTATGCGTAATATTGACTGATTAATAAGTTGTTGTTTATTGCGAACTTTGGCTTGGTTGGCATCTTTACCAAAAATAAGTTCATCGGTAAGTTGTTTAAATAATCGGTAAGAGATGCTTGAAAGTTGCTGATGTTCAGACAACAACGCCTGAGCGAGCTGACTTTGAGCTAAGTTTGTACGCGTTAGATGTGCTGAAACAGCGGCACTTGCTAGCGCAATAAGAAGAATAAAGGTAGAGAGCAGCCCAAATAAATATAGCTTGCGTTTGTACATGGTAACGACTTGTCATTATTGTTTATGTGACTTCATCGTTTTATACGTTTACAAGCTCAAGATGGAACACGTTCCGCTACAATAAAACGTCAACAGGTCCTAAACATGTGCAACGCTTTTTCCGTCTGAGAGGCTAATTCATCATCTATCTTCCAATGACTTGGGCTCCACCCTGCAAGAAAGCGATGAAAATCGGCGCACGCGACGCAATATAAAGCGCGCCACTGTTCAATCACGTCGTCAATATCGATAGCGTGTGATAATGGTAACAGGCGACTCTCTGCTGATTTCATATTACAACGGTTAATATACGCATGTCTTAATGCATCAAAATAAGCATCAAGGCAACGGGTGTGGGACTGGTGCTGAACACGCGTTGAGAGCGCACTGCCGAGAAAATAAGCCACATCTTTCACTCCCACACCGAAACCGGTGTACTGAAAATCTACTGCTGCGCACTTATCAAATTGTTTGGTAAAGCAAAAGTTTGCTACTTTGGCGTCACCGTGAATAAGTGTTTGGTAGGATGCATTTGAAAGTGCATCTGCGATAGCATGGGCATGGGTTTTCAGTGGTCCCGCTGCCATTGCATCGTATTCATCTTTTCGTGTGCCAAGATGCCAATAGCTACCTTCATCCCAAACCAAAATTCCTTTGTTTTTGATGGTGTCTCTTACACCGAGGAATTGAGCGTGAAAAGCGCCTAGCCAAGACAAAACTGTTTCTGCTTGGGATACGCTTAGGGTATCTGCGGTTTCAGTGAACCCCAAAGCGCGTAAATCTTCCATAACCAGAAATGTTCGGTTACCTGTCTGGTTAGTTGCAATGCACGACGGAACCTTACACTGTGCGTTGGTATAGGGTTGAAGGTGTTGATAGAAGCTATTTTCCACAGCAAACGACGCCAACTTCCTATCGTGGCTAGGTTTACCGTTCCATCCTCTAGGATGGTTTAACGTAGCGGGTGGCGCTGTACACTTGGCAACAATGGGAGCCGTTTTGCTTTGACTATCCGTGTAGGCATGACGATAGTGAAGATTAGCACGAAAACATGCGCCATAACCGCTCCATAGCGACTGGATAAGCTTTACGTCGCTTAAGCGAGCATTGCAGGTTGATTCGATAAACTGAATGAACGCGTTGTCTATTGATGCTGTCATAAATTCGAGTGAAGTTTGCCGCTAAAATTACTAGTACATAGCTTACATTAAGAACAAAAAAGCCGCTAAAAAGCGGCTTTTTCAACTGCGGAGTCAATCGCACAAGATATTAAACGCCTTGTGCCTGACTATCATCAACTGCATCAGCTTCACTTTCAACAACGGCAGAGGCCGATGCTGCGTCATCAACGCTCTGTGGGAGTGTTGTAGGCGCAGACGCTCTTGCTGAAACATGTGTCATTGCTGCTGCCTTGCCCGAAACGGCAAGGGCAGGGCGTGAGTCGTCTGCTTTTGCTGTTAATGCAACGTCAGTAAATACGTCGTTAACTGCAGTTGGCAGCGCCATAGGATGCGAAGCACCGCGCTTGCCTTTACCACTTGCGGCTAAACTATTGTTAACCGCTCTAACTGGCGCTGTTTCAGCGACTGGCGCTTGCTCAGTACTCACTTCAGAAGTCGACGCTTCGGCAAGGTTAATCTCAACTTGCTTAGGCGTTTGTGCTTCTTCAATCACTGGCGCAGTGGCAGCCGTGTCTTTTGCAGGCGCTTCCTCTGCGTTGTCAGTAGCTGTGTCAGACGCGTGCGTATCTTCTTTATCTGAAGATGGCTGTTCAGACGCTGACGGCTGTTTAGGCGCTGAAGGCTCTGCATCCGCTGAAGGCTCTTCACCCGCTGAGGGCTCTGTACCCGCTGAAGGCTCTGTAACTGATGGCTCATCGGCTAATGGCGCTTCAAATTGAAGTTCGTCTTGAACAGCTTCAACCTTTGTTTTGGCCTCTTCGCGTTTCGCGTCTTCAGTGACAGGTTGTGCATCTGCAGGTTCAAGCTTACCAGGCTCTTGTGCTTGAGTTTCTTCAACTGTCACCGCTTGAGCTTCCTTCTGCTCGTCAGCTACGCTCGTTGGTTCAACAGGGGCAGGTGCTTGCGATTCAAGCTTTCCGGGCTGCTTTGCTTGCGTTTCAGCTTCATCAACCGAAGGCGCGCTATCAACTGAACCTTCGTCAGTCTGCTGTGCTTCTTTTTGCGGCGTTGGCCAGCTGCACGAACATGACGAGGAGAGCGTCTTGAACGTCCACGTCCTTCACGCTTTTGCGCTGTGTCTTCACCCGCTGCGTCTTTCGACTCGGCATTATCTACAGCTTGCTTTTCTTCAACAGTGTCAACTGGTGCATTAGCAACATCAGATTTTTGTGCTGCTTCAACCGGTTTTTCAGTAACGTCTTCGTTACTTTGCTGGTTATTTTGCTGACTGTGCGTATCTGCAGGCTTTTCAGCTTTAGCTGGTCTGTCTTGCTTTGGCTTAGACTGCTTTGGTTTGCTTTCAGCTGGTGCAACTTGTTGTGTCGATTCTTCTGCTACTGCTTGTTGCGTGGCTAGATTTTCGTTGGCAGTTTGGCCATTCTCATCTTTTTTTCACACGAACGCTGCGGCGTTTGTCACGACGTTTTCTTCGCTCGGCCACCTCACGCTTCTTCTGCGCTTGGTTTTCTTGCTGCTCACCGTCTGGCTTGTCCTGTTTAGGCTTCTGCTGGTCGTCTCTTTGTTGCTGAGGTTTACGTTGCTGCTTACGGCCTTTGTTGTTGCGCTTGTCGTCTTGATCTGAACGCTGTTCATTGCGCGACTTGCGATTGTCTTGTTGCTCACCATCTTTACTTTGTTGAGATTGGTTGTTGCGACGATTGTTCTTATTGCGCGGTTTACGGCGGCGGTCGTCATTGTTGCGGTTTCGCGATTGCTTACCTTTGTTTCCAGACTGTTGCTTTTTATCTTTGTTCGATTCTTGCTCTTCTTCGCTGCCAAACAGATCGCTGATCCATTTGCCAATGCGTGCAAATAGTGATGGCACGTCGTCTGACTTAGCGGCAACAGGAGTGTCTTTAGGTGCAACTACTGGCGCTGCTGTTGGCGCAACCAAACCTTTAAGTGCTGGTTCTTCGCGTTTTACAGGTGCCGATGTCGTGGTTTCTGTTTCTGCTTCAACTGCAGGCATTAATTCCACTTCATAGCTGGCATCAGATACAACGTCATCTGGGCGACGGCGCAACACTTGATAATGTGGGGTCTCTAGGTTTGCATTAGGGATAAGCAACAGATTAACACCGTGGCGTTTTTCTAGTAGCTGTATCGATTTACGCTTTTCATTAAGTAGGTAAGTCGCAACAGGTACAGGCAACTGTGCTTCAATCTGTCCTGTATTTTCTTTAATGCTTTCTTCTTCAAGAATACGCAATATTGACAGTGCCAATGACTCTGTACCGCGAATAGTGCCGTGGCCAGAACAGCGTGGACATACGTGATGTGCTGATTCACCAAGCGACGGACGCAAACGCTGACGTGACATCTCAAGAAGACCAAAGCGAGAAATTCGGCCTAATTGCACTCGTGCTCGGTCGCTGCGCACAGCGTCTTTCATGCGATTTTCTACTTCGCGCTGGTGGCGAACAGGGGTCATGTCGATGAAATCAATAACGACGAGGCCGCCTAAGTCGCGTAAACGCAATTGACGCGCAATTTCGTCTGCTGCTTCTAAGTTGGTATTAAGCGCCGTTTCTTCAATATCGCCGCCTTTTGTTGCTCGTGCAGAGTTGATATCGATAGACGTTAATGCTTCTGTCGGGTCGATAACAATTGAGCCACCTGAAGGCAAGCGAACTTCGCGTTGGAACGCTGACTCAATTTGGCTTTCAATTTGATAATGACTAAACAGAGGTACTTCGCCACGGTACAATTTTACGCGGTTGGCAAAATCAGGGCGGACCAATTGAATGTGCTGAAGAGCCTGTTCATAAATGCTCGTTTTATCGATAAGGATCTCGCCGATATCGCGACGCAGATAATCACGGATAGCACGAACAATAACATTACTTTCCCGGTGAATTAGAAACGGCGCTTCGCGTTCTTGGGCAACTTCTGAGATGGCTTCCCAGTGCTTTAATAGTACTTTTAAATCCCACTCTAATTCTTCGTAAGACTTACCTACACCTGCAGTTCGAACAATGAGTCCCATTCCGTCAGGCAGGTCAAGTTTGCTTAGTGATTCCTTAAGTTCAGTACGCTCATCACCTTCAATTCGACGTGAAATACCGCCAGCACGAGGATTGTTTGGCATCAATACAAGGTAGCTGCCTGCTAGCGATAGAAACGTTGTTAGCGCTGCGCCTTTTTGACCGCGCTCTTCTTTGTCGATCTGAATGATAACTTCCGGCCTTCTTTAATCACATCTTTGATGTTTGGACGGCCTTCGAATTTATAACCTTTAGGGAAGTAAGTGCGGGCAATTTCTTTAAGGGGTAGGAAAACCGTGACGCTCAGCGCCGTAGTCAACGAAAGCAGCTTCTAGGCTGGGCTCTACGCGGGTAATTTTACCTTTATAGATGTTTGCTTTCTTTTGTTCGTGTCCCGGACTTTCAATATCTAAATCGTACAACCGCTGCCCATCTACGAGGGCAACACGCAACTCTTCTTGCTGAGTTGCATTGATCAACATTCTTTTCATTGTATCTAACTCTGTTTTTAGTACAGCCGTTAAGACACAAAATTAAAGTGACATGTGCAAACCCTCACCGCGCAACCTCACGGCTGGACGGGGACCTTGTTGTAACGTCGCATTATCCCCGGTGGGTGACTTAACGTTGTCTAATAACGCTTTTTCAAAACCTTCGCAAAGAGGTGCAAGCCTAATGCATGCACGTAACCGAGGTGTAGTCACACTGCTTTAAGGATGTCGGGAGCGACTGGCCCTTATTACTCAATTCTTTGTTACAAGCGAAGTTAATGCATTCGCTTGTTTGTCATTTAATTCTGTTAGCTAAACGGCAAACTTATTTTATGTTCGCAAGCAATGGCTCCGCTTTATCTACGGCAGTGTAGTCGTTGCCTCTCTAGCTGGGTCGGTATGAAAATTATTTTTCATTGCTGATGCCACCGACACGCAAACCATGCTTTTTCGTTTACAAGTT
The DNA window shown above is from Alteromonas sp. KC3 and carries:
- a CDS encoding response regulator transcription factor, coding for MKILIADDEAPLLRFLSRGLTAEGYECVEESTLHNLVTRIRQESPAIAVLDRMFGDEDSVELLSTIKAMPNAPMVLLLTAVDDVKERVNGLKLGADDYLCKPFDFDELLARITALSRRASAPQDRKHRGVGPLIIDEESRIATLEGQELSLTKLEYDTLYYFVENAGKVLSRERILSRVWRSHSDPLTNVVDVYISRLRQKLAQCESLHIETLRGNGYRLSQKQ
- a CDS encoding Isoquinoline 1-oxidoreductase subunit codes for the protein MNPIKVTLLFITITLLGATLLDRVHAHNHSADDASSLKAPEDFKHLSSEEAYSKAVFKELGKVIQHPRCINCHVEDVLLQGDDQKPHMPPVERGVADIGVPGMMCSTCHGAHNVDVKEDWSMPGHAPWKAAPIKQKWLGKSLSEICAQLKDPERNGGKSLDAVVKHIAEDDLVGWGFHPGKGREKAPGTQEEAGALAKAWVKSGAHCPSQSM
- a CDS encoding sensor histidine kinase, translated to MYKRKLYLFGLLSTFILLIALASAAVSAHLTRTNLAQSQLAQALLSEHQQLSSISYRLFKQLTDELIFGKDANQAKVRNKQQLINQSILRIKQLELEQREALGEAITQGSVEDTDALEQLIQSIVDEFRAISLSNDSAPLYQQQRLQNLLEITIDNQFREAINSAVIRQTRVVSDINARIETLNSSIVWFTISLGLITCPFILLGCYWLFNALYQPLTIIRTGTDAIASGNYQYRLPETLDDEFTDLVKALNSMIARLSEHEDKAAAYRKQLEFEVETRTRALKEANSKLTQIDAKRRQFMADVSHELRTPLTIIRGEAQVTLRQHSADNDVYKETLQTILEQAVNLSKLVDDLLLLARAEMHEFTLDFSKHDLHALLEQQVRLWQKVTKSREFILNWTLSQPVDVFIDEGRIIQALTILVENAHKYSREQEPIAINVSACESMVCIHVVDIGDGISSSDLDHIFERFVRLKRKGDGMGLGLSIAKAIAEAHGGKLEAKSTLGEGSTFTLMLPADYSGDA
- a CDS encoding (2Fe-2S)-binding protein, which codes for MKISMRVNNNERELEVDGQTPLLWVLRDELNMTGTKYGCGKAQCGACTVHLNGNAVRSCVTPISAVNNSSVTTIEGIDNKTAAAVMKAWKSLDVPQCGFCQSGQVMSAVDLLTKKPNPTDEDIDAGMAGNLCRCATYVRIRQAIKNAAAELEA
- a CDS encoding YfhL family 4Fe-4S dicluster ferredoxin; amino-acid sequence: MALKILETCINCDMCEPECPNKAISMGKKVFEIDPVRCTECVGHYDAPTCVAVCPIDVVKPDPLYKETLDELADKFIALNSEL
- a CDS encoding GNAT family N-acetyltransferase, translating into MGTVDPGVKATDKTVTWKALTFDELSNNQLFELLKLRVDVFVVEQNCPYPELDEKDRHSETHHLMGFKDEELVACARLLPAGLSYPSISIGRVATRQSFRGKGAGKLLMQSAIAHCENLWPGQDIEIGAQEYLKGFYESFGFVATSDMYLEDDIPHIDMIRSAQNG
- a CDS encoding xanthine dehydrogenase family protein molybdopterin-binding subunit, which encodes MHMPQEKTAFNRRQFLKASVGIATGLIVGLYLPLRNRAVASQDTPMQPNAYIHLKPDNTITVLVKHIEIGQGAFTGMTTLIADEMDADWSQMKAQHAPANAELYKNLAFGIQGVGGSTGLANSYMQMRKAGAMMRDSLVRAAADKWNVSPDSIEVTKGVIHHKASGKSAVFGELAEAASKIEPNQNPALKSPESFIYIGKPVPKIDTTVKTNGTAQFTQDVQLPDMRYAAVAHPSHFGATIKEVDDSKAMKVAGVLGVHKISSGVAVVATSTYAAIKGRDTLKLTWDTTKAETRSTDDITQEYVDKTTTTGIKAASHGDTTSALKNAQSTFEAVYTFPYLAHTPMETLDAVVRANKDGTVEVWMGSQMQTVDQGTVASVFGVKPEYVSINTQLGGGTFGRRAQPTSGFAKEAAEIAKTQPKGTPVKLMWTRENDVQGGRYRPLTVHRVVTGTDNKGNISAWQHVIATQSIVAGSPFEQMIKDGIDPTSVEGASDFPYTIANRDVSLHTMSNPIPVLWWRSVGHTHTAYVVETALDHALSRTETDPIEGRRALLKDSPRDLGVLNAVVKLADSAGKAPVGHARGIAVHKSFGTYVAQIAEVTKTDDGLVKVTRVWCAVDCGLAVNPDIVRAQMEGGIGFGLGAILEEEITLGKGGMVEQSNYDSYHPLRMPSMPEVEVVIVPSGESPTGVGEPGVPPIGPAVANAWRSLTGQMITNLPMNKAIRRAQEAS
- a CDS encoding RDD family protein, which translates into the protein MPERLHQLSTPSSATDDTLESEPKQHVETKDIVTPYAFGVSDSLLGTRLATPFQRGVAQGIDLFLVVVLSSLNAFFLAVIATATFYKASNNLAHNPKRATTRALLRVGGAIMLLWTVLLALDFAFEEPAYQVDNEYSHYDDNTADSMEIENEEAIVGSTPSATSTYSIIEWIKGFISDLGLGFGWAALYYSVFTAWFNGKTPGKRMMNIRVLKLDGSGLSLWESFGRYGGYGAGLATGLLGFMQIYWDPNRQAIQDKISETLVISASK